One window of bacterium genomic DNA carries:
- a CDS encoding four helix bundle protein, protein DKYRLDDFELYQLALKFRQNVYKLIKQLPSEERYCLDPQMRKVIVSVTNNIAEGHGPWHYAERVSMCLVVYVTQTLRHPDTRLPERLPILQDGKRFG, encoded by the coding sequence GATAAGTATCGGCTGGATGATTTTGAGCTTTATCAACTGGCACTTAAGTTCCGACAAAATGTTTACAAGCTCATTAAACAGCTTCCATCTGAGGAGCGCTATTGTTTAGACCCGCAGATGAGAAAGGTGATTGTCTCAGTCACGAACAACATCGCAGAAGGACATGGACCTTGGCATTATGCGGAAAGGGTGTCTATGTGTCTGGTAGTCTATGTAACCCAGACACTTAGACACCCAGATACCAGACTACCTGAACGGTTACCGATTTTGCAGGATGGCAAGAGGTTCGGTTGA
- a CDS encoding glycosyltransferase, with amino-acid sequence MMDAISKKSRAKIAVIMPTLQCGGAQKVVITIGNKLIEKGLNVDIILYKRIITCPVPFKGNIISIFNNNVRLRKHPFFLTKKIINILKEYNIVVGGLGLDSSFLAMIWGRLSNKKTVSLVHIHISESINGVLRNLKGLKGLLFKIWTIILYRFISKFVSKFVCVSEEIKQDLIKSFKLPSKKMKVILNPLDIADTRMRACEELSEEQKVIFEKPTIIFVGRMEYRKGLDFLLKAFRILLENHNVNLIIVGEQDITPYKILVNELGIEKNVFFLGLQENQYKFMARSKVLVFPSRYEGFGVVLVEAMACGIPVIASDCPCGPSEILDRGKYGILVGVGDIDGLAKNIELLLTNNNLHEKFSTLGKQRAEDFDIDTLINHYMDILL; translated from the coding sequence ATGATGGATGCTATTTCCAAAAAAAGTAGGGCTAAAATTGCGGTTATTATGCCTACACTACAATGTGGTGGTGCTCAAAAGGTAGTTATAACCATAGGCAATAAACTCATTGAGAAAGGATTAAATGTGGACATTATTCTCTATAAGAGAATAATTACCTGCCCTGTTCCTTTTAAAGGGAATATCATCTCAATTTTTAACAATAATGTCCGATTGAGGAAACATCCATTTTTTTTAACGAAAAAGATTATAAACATTCTCAAAGAATACAACATTGTTGTAGGTGGATTAGGGTTAGATAGTTCCTTTCTGGCAATGATATGGGGCAGACTTTCAAATAAAAAAACAGTAAGCCTGGTTCACATCCATATAAGCGAATCCATAAATGGTGTCCTTAGGAATTTAAAGGGTTTAAAGGGTTTGCTCTTTAAGATTTGGACGATTATTCTTTACAGATTTATATCTAAATTTGTATCTAAATTTGTTTGTGTATCTGAAGAGATAAAACAAGACCTTATTAAATCTTTTAAACTACCTTCAAAAAAGATGAAGGTTATTTTAAATCCTCTTGATATAGCCGATACCAGAATGCGAGCTTGTGAAGAATTATCAGAGGAGCAGAAGGTTATTTTTGAAAAACCAACTATAATCTTTGTAGGGAGAATGGAGTATCGAAAGGGGCTGGATTTTCTTTTAAAGGCATTTCGCATTCTCCTTGAAAATCATAATGTTAATCTAATTATTGTGGGTGAACAAGATATAACACCATATAAAATATTGGTGAATGAATTGGGAATAGAAAAAAATGTATTTTTTCTGGGGTTACAGGAAAATCAGTATAAATTTATGGCTCGTTCTAAAGTTTTGGTATTTCCTTCAAGATATGAGGGGTTTGGAGTTGTCTTAGTTGAGGCAATGGCTTGTGGTATTCCTGTGATTGCTTCTGACTGCCCTTGTGGTCCCTCCGAGATATTAGATAGAGGGAAATATGGTATTTTGGTTGGAGTAGGAGACATAGATGGTTTGGCGAAAAACATTGAACTTCTACTTACAAATAACAATTTACATGAAAAATTTTCAACATTAGGGAAACAACGCGCAGAAGATTTCGATATAGACACATTAATTAATCACTATATGGATATATTGCTTTGA
- a CDS encoding O-antigen ligase family protein, giving the protein MEKLEHKFSISYLPKKILFLIILLLPFQRAPTIFFENQGEDIEFIAIRLFTYLDEISFIVAMTLILWFILLKLPHYSLNLKTIPLTKPLLFLIAVCVVSTIVNRVPFLQGLWGTYDIVKNIMVVYIFSALHWSKDEFLSMINLVKKIVIFLVIVGIIAEILALCGQIGVGYLVAPEENKRFGFYRVRSLTGYGSINYLSMYALLGLFLIYTTTKSGMKKNLSLLATLCLIFLTSSRQAWIGLFMMLVLIKKRLIVPGLLIIAGIIVMSLFDTESYDPELYYRTFAYYESFRLLRENPMFGAGTGMFGGLASKIFESPIYDNWPQYYRTLVYSIGSIDTFWPVIWGETGISGLIAFSLLWFSLFRGMQNIANRFKTIGDIQMYDIGNILANYAVALVIMCFGTGLNCAFVVWTYFGLTGIYFSLCNQMQLQLKEKDA; this is encoded by the coding sequence ATGGAAAAGTTAGAGCATAAATTTAGCATCTCTTATTTACCCAAAAAGATATTATTTTTAATAATATTACTTCTCCCATTTCAAAGGGCTCCAACTATCTTTTTTGAAAATCAAGGAGAAGATATAGAATTTATAGCCATAAGACTGTTCACATATTTAGATGAAATCTCTTTTATTGTTGCTATGACATTGATTCTTTGGTTTATTCTACTCAAACTACCGCATTATTCTTTAAACCTAAAAACTATTCCATTAACTAAACCTTTACTTTTTCTTATTGCTGTTTGTGTTGTCTCGACTATAGTCAACCGTGTGCCATTTCTACAAGGTCTTTGGGGAACCTATGATATTGTAAAAAATATTATGGTTGTTTATATCTTTTCTGCTCTACATTGGTCAAAAGATGAATTCCTATCAATGATAAATTTGGTCAAAAAAATAGTAATATTCCTTGTGATTGTTGGAATAATTGCAGAAATACTTGCTCTTTGTGGTCAGATTGGTGTTGGTTACTTAGTTGCTCCTGAAGAAAATAAAAGATTTGGATTTTACAGGGTTCGGTCACTTACTGGATATGGTAGTATTAATTATCTAAGTATGTATGCATTATTGGGACTATTTCTTATATATACAACTACAAAAAGCGGGATGAAAAAAAATTTGAGTTTGTTAGCGACTTTATGTCTAATATTTCTAACCTCTTCAAGACAAGCCTGGATAGGATTATTTATGATGTTAGTTTTAATAAAAAAAAGGCTGATAGTGCCAGGCTTATTAATTATTGCCGGTATTATAGTAATGAGTTTATTTGATACAGAAAGTTATGACCCGGAACTATATTATAGAACTTTTGCATATTATGAGTCTTTTAGACTGCTACGAGAGAATCCAATGTTTGGAGCAGGAACCGGGATGTTTGGCGGTTTGGCATCTAAAATATTTGAATCTCCAATTTATGATAATTGGCCACAATATTATAGAACCCTGGTATATAGCATTGGGAGTATTGATACCTTTTGGCCGGTTATATGGGGAGAGACAGGAATATCCGGACTTATTGCATTTTCACTGCTCTGGTTTTCTCTTTTTCGAGGGATGCAGAATATAGCTAACCGATTTAAAACAATCGGGGATATTCAGATGTATGATATAGGCAACATATTGGCAAATTATGCTGTTGCTCTGGTTATTATGTGTTTTGGTACCGGGCTAAATTGTGCCTTTGTGGTTTGGACATACTTTGGCCTGACCGGTATTTATTTTTCGTTATGCAATCAAATGCAATTGCAATTGAAAGAAAAAGATGCATAA
- a CDS encoding glycosyltransferase — protein sequence MNAQQSKGKIAIIINIPAPYRIALFKSLSETEDFKFKFFFCAPSEANRRWEAEEYLFDFEVLSGFSPTLRKKDGDVITLHINPSILYKLRGFDIIICAGYNYPTALLSLCYSLFFKIPLLLWTEQTLYTEASHSFLLHTIRNMAKMFMLKGARGFIATGTQTKEFLIKHGVNKENIFLSPDAVDTEFFLHNSIKLEKEKEMLKKRLNLNLEKLIVYVGQLIERKGIIHLLQAYQRIFSDFNSIGLLIIGEGVQEEELKRYCQNHNLQNVFFLGYKSQEILIQYLVISNLFVLPTLADVWGLVINEAMACGLPIVTTKQAAASTDLVHDDKNGYVVDAEDIDGLTIAIKQILQNPEKEQQMKIASREIIKNWGINEAVEGFLKAIRYTLYGEKR from the coding sequence ATGAATGCCCAACAAAGCAAAGGTAAGATAGCGATTATTATTAATATTCCTGCTCCTTACCGCATCGCGTTATTTAAAAGTCTTAGTGAGACAGAAGATTTTAAATTTAAATTCTTCTTTTGTGCTCCATCGGAGGCAAATCGAAGATGGGAAGCAGAAGAATATTTATTTGACTTTGAAGTTTTATCGGGATTTTCACCTACTTTGCGTAAAAAAGATGGAGATGTGATAACATTACATATCAATCCATCAATCTTGTATAAATTAAGAGGTTTTGATATAATTATATGTGCAGGGTATAATTATCCAACCGCTCTCTTATCATTATGTTATTCTTTATTCTTTAAAATCCCCTTACTTCTCTGGACAGAACAAACACTATACACTGAAGCATCTCACTCCTTTTTATTACATACTATCAGGAATATGGCTAAGATGTTCATGCTCAAAGGTGCCAGAGGATTTATTGCCACAGGCACACAAACAAAAGAATTTCTTATAAAGCATGGAGTAAATAAAGAAAATATCTTTCTATCTCCAGATGCTGTAGATACAGAATTTTTTTTACATAATTCCATTAAACTTGAAAAAGAAAAAGAGATGCTTAAAAAAAGATTAAATCTTAATCTCGAAAAACTTATCGTCTATGTTGGTCAATTAATTGAAAGAAAAGGAATTATACATTTACTTCAAGCCTATCAACGCATTTTCTCAGACTTTAATTCCATTGGACTTTTAATCATAGGGGAAGGGGTTCAAGAGGAGGAATTAAAAAGATATTGCCAAAACCATAATCTTCAAAATGTATTTTTCTTAGGGTATAAATCTCAGGAGATACTAATTCAATACTTAGTTATATCAAATCTATTTGTCCTTCCAACATTAGCTGATGTTTGGGGTTTAGTGATAAATGAAGCAATGGCTTGTGGTTTACCTATTGTTACCACTAAACAAGCCGCTGCCTCAACTGACCTCGTTCATGATGACAAAAATGGATATGTAGTAGATGCAGAAGATATTGATGGATTAACTATAGCCATTAAACAAATATTACAAAACCCTGAAAAAGAGCAACAGATGAAAATTGCCTCCAGAGAAATAATAAAGAATTGGGGAATAAATGAAGCAGTAGAGGGATTTTTAAAGGCAATACGATATACACTATATGGAGAGAAAAGATGA
- a CDS encoding radical SAM protein: MTIEAVLAVTYKCNARCKMCHIWQSKPQEELTPQEFANLPSYLKTINISGGEPFLRNDLPEIISRLNKSCHLPRIVISTNGLLPDRIRDMMLKIKNISEKIGVGVSIDGIGKTHEEVRGIIGAYEKALNSIENLKSIGIKDLRIGFTISDINVEDLRNVYDLANKLRVEFTCSIAQNSEHYFMTNNNKFEKIDVLKEHLEYIAREELKRNQPKRWFRTYFLAGTYYYAKGKKRILPCDAGSNFFFMSPNGNIYPCNILNKVMGNIKVSNFHDIWSSENAEKIRKIVSNCSLNCWMICTARTAIKKNIVKIGYWILKNKLRGYFNYENLISE; encoded by the coding sequence ATGACCATAGAAGCAGTGTTGGCTGTTACTTATAAATGCAATGCAAGATGTAAGATGTGTCATATCTGGCAGAGTAAGCCGCAAGAGGAATTGACTCCACAAGAGTTTGCTAATCTACCTTCATATTTAAAAACTATTAATATAAGTGGCGGTGAACCATTCCTAAGAAATGATTTACCCGAGATTATAAGTAGATTAAATAAATCTTGTCATTTACCAAGAATAGTCATATCTACCAATGGACTACTACCTGATAGAATAAGAGATATGATGCTGAAAATAAAAAATATAAGTGAAAAAATTGGAGTAGGTGTTTCAATCGACGGAATAGGTAAAACGCATGAGGAAGTAAGAGGAATAATAGGGGCATATGAAAAGGCTTTAAATTCTATAGAGAATTTGAAGAGTATAGGAATTAAGGACTTAAGAATTGGATTTACTATATCTGATATTAATGTTGAAGATTTAAGAAATGTTTATGATTTAGCAAATAAATTAAGAGTTGAATTTACCTGTAGTATCGCTCAAAATTCTGAGCATTACTTCATGACAAATAATAATAAATTTGAAAAGATAGATGTATTAAAAGAACATCTTGAATATATCGCCAGAGAGGAATTAAAAAGAAATCAACCCAAGAGATGGTTTCGAACATATTTTTTGGCTGGTACATACTATTATGCTAAAGGAAAGAAAAGAATTTTGCCTTGTGATGCCGGTAGTAACTTTTTCTTTATGTCTCCAAATGGTAATATCTATCCTTGTAATATATTAAACAAAGTAATGGGGAATATCAAAGTAAGTAACTTCCATGATATTTGGTCATCAGAAAATGCAGAGAAAATAAGAAAGATAGTCAGCAACTGCTCTCTTAATTGTTGGATGATATGCACGGCAAGAACGGCTATTAAGAAAAATATAGTAAAAATTGGATATTGGATTCTAAAGAATAAATTGAGGGGCTACTTTAACTATGAAAATCTTATTAGTGAATAA